One window of Deltaproteobacteria bacterium genomic DNA carries:
- a CDS encoding phosphatidylserine decarboxylase: MNKTKIPEKPGWHGEHVERATGEIGLEPIMGDAWIRRLYEDLPGVSRGALMALTSRLVSRVLAYLAFDAPFTRTDAAGFAEQNGIDLAEAIQPPGGFRTRRDVFLRKLDYERVRPVSGREDAAVCLADAKLICGELGEGTRLPVKNRWFDLETLVGRSSVAREFAGGTFAVFRLAPPDYHWFHAPVSGLVRESYPLAGRYFSVNPRAIRALPHVLSDNARAVAIIDTDIEGGTGIGLVAVIPVAAQVIGKIVWASSERGYDEPKVVAPGLFVQRGRPMGFFAPGSSTVVALFQPGRILSDSDLTALMARDDVPTLYTEDVFGRRAAEVAVRVNESFATRM; encoded by the coding sequence GTGAATAAGACCAAAATTCCCGAAAAGCCCGGCTGGCACGGCGAGCACGTGGAGCGCGCCACCGGCGAGATCGGGCTCGAGCCGATCATGGGCGACGCGTGGATCCGCCGCCTTTATGAGGACCTGCCCGGTGTGAGCCGGGGCGCGTTGATGGCGCTCACCTCGCGTCTCGTGAGCCGCGTGCTGGCCTACCTCGCGTTCGACGCACCCTTCACGCGAACCGACGCCGCGGGGTTCGCCGAGCAAAACGGCATCGATCTCGCCGAGGCGATCCAGCCGCCGGGTGGTTTTCGCACGCGCCGCGACGTCTTCCTGCGAAAACTCGACTATGAGCGCGTCCGTCCGGTGTCCGGGCGCGAGGACGCCGCCGTTTGCCTCGCCGATGCGAAGCTCATTTGCGGCGAACTGGGCGAGGGCACGCGGCTGCCGGTGAAAAATCGCTGGTTCGATCTCGAAACGCTCGTGGGCCGGTCAAGCGTGGCGCGCGAATTCGCCGGCGGCACGTTCGCGGTCTTTCGGCTCGCCCCGCCCGACTACCACTGGTTCCACGCGCCGGTCTCCGGGCTCGTGCGCGAGAGCTACCCGCTCGCGGGGCGTTACTTCAGCGTCAACCCCCGGGCGATCCGCGCGCTGCCCCACGTGTTGTCGGACAACGCGCGCGCGGTCGCGATCATCGACACCGACATCGAGGGCGGCACGGGGATCGGGCTCGTCGCCGTGATCCCCGTCGCGGCGCAGGTGATCGGAAAAATCGTCTGGGCGTCGAGCGAGCGCGGCTACGACGAGCCCAAGGTGGTCGCGCCGGGTCTTTTCGTTCAACGAGGCCGACCGATGGGCTTTTTCGCGCCGGGCAGTTCCACCGTGGTCGCGCTGTTTCAGCCCGGCCGCATCCTGAGCGACAGCGACCTCACCGCCCTCATGGCGCGGGACGACGTGCCGACGCTCTACACCGAGGATGTCTTCGGCCGGCGCGCCGCCGAGGTCGCCGTGCGCGTCAATGAGAGTTTCGCGACGAGGATGTGA